Genomic segment of Paenibacillus segetis:
CGGACAGCCCCCAACTCGTCAGCACTTGCCCTGTTTTCGCAAATACATTGGGGTCAGCAGCTAATGCAGCAATGCCTTGCCCGACAAAATATGGTGTTTCTGATTCAATATAATGTGGTTCCTGTTGTACAGCATCTCGCCAATTGTGTTCCTCCACGCCGAAATGCTCAAGCATCTGCTCTGACCTCAGAAAACCCGGTGTTACGGCAAGAGCTGTAACATGATGTGGACGCAATTCCTCCGCCATAGCTGCAGCAAGATGAATAGGAGAAATTTTAGCCAAGCTATAATATAAATTACCCCGATAGTTGTAGGTCTCTCCGTCGGTTATTTCAATGATCAGTCCTTGTTTTCGTTCGACCATCATAGGGGCACCATAATAACTCGTAATTAAATGTGTCTTAACGGCACGTTCCTGCATAAGTAATGCATCTTGTAAGGGTTGTTCCCAAAATGGTGTATTCCAATGGGTTAGAGATTCCCCGCCCCAAATATCGTTAACCAGGATATCGAGTACACCCTCTTGCTCTTCGTTCACCCTATCAAAGAGAGCTTTAACTTCTTTCTCAACCGTATGGTCTGTACGAACCGGGATACCCACTCCGCCATGTGCAGTTACCATTTCTGCTGTCTCTTCAATCGTCTCCGGGCGATCCAAATCAGAACGATGTCCACGTACGCTTCGTCCAGTACAATATACTGTTGCACCTGCAGCCCCCAGCATGACTGCAATCCCCCGCCCCGCTCCTCGCGTGGAGCCCGCTACTACAGCAATTTTACCTTGTAAAGGTTTCTTGTTCGTATTATTCATAACTTTACCTCCCAATGATTTAATCCCTAAAATTTCATCAATACAACTGTAGTTTAGCAAACCATATATGACATCTTCTGTCGTATATGTATGATACAATGAGCTTAAATTGGACTTGGGGGAAGGAGATTATTCATTTGCGAGCTGATCGATTGCTAACCATATTACTACTACTACAAAATGGTGGTAAAATGACCTCCCGTAGTCTAGCAGAGCAATTGGAAGTATCGAATCGAACCATCATTCGTGACATGGAAGCTCTGTGCGCTGCAGGACTACCTATATATGCCGAACGTGGCGCAAATGGTGGATGGGTCTTGGATGAGAAATATCGAACCAATTTGACGGGTATGACTCCAGAAGAGATTGTATCTCTGCTCATCTCCAGCCATGATAGTCTGTTAAGGGATTTGGGCATCAAGCGACATTTTGACGCTGCCTACCAGAAGTTGTTGACCTCCTCGCCTGTAACAATCCAGCAGGACGCCGAAATCATTAGACAACGGATTCATGTTGACGGCTTGAGTTGGCATCCGTCAGATGAATCCTTCCCTTATTTATCTGTGATACAGGAGGCTGTTTGGAGTGATCGGCAACTATTCATTCGTTATCAAAAAGAACATGAACAGGTTGAGCGAGTAGTGCATCCACTCGGCCTTGTTGCTAAACGCAAAGTATGGTATCTAGTTGCGGATACAAATCAAGAATTGCGAACTTATCGGATCTCACGACTATTGGATGCCCAGTTACTCATGGATACTTTTCAAAGACCCGCGAGCTTCAACTTAGCACAGTATTGGGAACAGTCTACTGAACAATTCAAAGCAAGGCTTCCGCGTTATCCAGCGTTAGTTAGATTAACCGAGCAGCAGTTATCTAGGATCCAAAGGGATAGATATGTCAAGATTCTTCATTTCGAGTTCGAGGAAGACGGATGGAGAAAGGCTCAAGTGGAATTCCACACGCTGGAATCGGCATGTCAATTGGTTCTAAGCTGCGGTCAGGAGATGGTGGTGTTAGAGCCGTCAGAACTTCGTGACAAAGTAATTTTGGAAGCCAAAGCTATCTGTGCGATCTATCAAAGTAATCTGTAAATTGAACGGTTCGTTCGATGGCCAATATTCTAAAACATAAAAAAGGCAACGGCTGATTAGCCATTGCCTTTCTTGTTATATTTGTTCTGTAAATGCTTGTGCTTGCTGCTGTTGTTCAAGCAATGTGTCTTTTCGCGTCGATGTATAGTAGGCTTGTAGCTTTCTGTTCAACCATAAGGAAAAAGCAATAAATCCTACAACTCCAAGGAGCTTTAATGGCTGGGAAGCAAAATCTGAAATATGAGTTCCAATATAGGATACACAGAACACCATGATCCCTTTACCCAGAGCTACCGCGATTATAAAGGAACGAATGGACATACGGGATAGCCCCGCTGCCATGTTAATCACTACGAATGGACCAACTGGTAACATGCTCAATAAGAATACAAAACTAAATCCATTCCGACGAGCCCATACCATGGCTCGCTGCACCTTAGGTTTTCTCTCCCACCGTTGTAAAAAAGCAGACGAAGCTACTTTACGTATGATTAAGAATGTTACAAGACAACCTGCTACTAATCCAATCCATGAATATAAAAATCCCATCCACATACCATAAATGGCTGCATTCGCACCAACAATCAAAATTGTGGGCAATGGGGGAATAAAAGATTTCATAAACGTAAGGAAGATCCCGGGAAGAGGCCCCAAGGACCGGTATTTATCCAGCAAAAGTTCTAGGTTTGGCTCGGTAAAATAATCCATTAAATCCACGATACCTTCCATTCATTCACCCGCTTTTTGTTAATAGTCATAATCAATTATATCCTTGAATCGCATCTCAAATCACTACAATATATTATCCATATATACGAGTTCAACAACCTCTTAAGGAGAAAAAAAGGTCGTCATGGCGATCCATTATAGGATACCACAACGACCAGGTGTAGACTAAATCTTTTATATGTCCGTATGAATAATCAAAAATTGCTTCGGTTGCAGTGTAAAGCTTAAGCCGTCCGAGTCAAGTTGTAGTGGTTCATGGGTCCAAGCATTCGTAATGTTCTTACCTACAGCTTGCACTGGTAGAATAATTTTCTTGTCTTCTGCCCCGTTATTCAGCGCAACGATGACTTTCTCATTCTCATAAGTTCTACTAAAGACGAGGTGATTTGAATCATTGTCGGCCTCCACAATGGAATACTGTGCATTCCCAGTAAGCGGTCCCAGTGTCTTTCTAAGCTGGATCAGGCGTTGAACAAAAGCTAATAAATCAGTGTCCTGTTGATCCTTCTCCCACACCATGCATTTACGATAGTAGGCAAAGTCATCCCCATCTCCCGTTAAGCCAATCTCATCTCCGTAGAAAACACAAGGCGATCCCGGATAGGTCATCAGAAGTAAGAAAGTTAACTTTAGCTTTTCCGTATCTTCTCCGCACAATGTCAAAATTCTAGCAGTATCATGACTACCGAGTAAATTAAACATCACTTCGTTTACATTTTCGGGATACAGATGGAGATGCTTCACGATTTGATCCCCATACTCACGTGCCCCTATTTTATTCTTAGCGATAAAGTCATTCGTAGCTTCCGTGAACGGATAGTTCATAACAGAGTCCATTTGATCACCTTGCAGCCAAGGCATCGCATCATTCCATATTTCAGCTATGATATAAGTTTGATCATTAACCGATCTTACAGTCTTCCGGAACTCCCGCCAAAATTCATGGTCAATTTCATTACCAACATCCATACGCCAGCCGTCGATATTAAATTGTTCAATCCAATATTTTGCTACACCAAGCAAATATTGTTTCACTTCAGGGTTGCTCGTATTTAATTTGGGCATTTCCGGAACAAAAGCGAACGTTTCGTAGGAGGGAAGTTCGCCCTCCTCTACTGCATGCTCATAGATATGGAACCAATCTGCATATGGGGATTTAGCTCCATTTTTCAGTACGTTCTGAAACGGCTCGAATTGATACCCAGCATGATTAAATACCCCATCCAGCATGACACGGATCCCGCGCTCGTGACAGACATCAACTAATTTCTTGAAGGTCTGTTTATCTCCAAACTGCGGATCGATCTCCATGTAGTCTGTCGTATCGTATTTGTGATTGGTCGGAGATTCAAAGATAGGATTTAAATAAATACCATTTATCCCTAGCTCTACGAGATAATCAATATGCTGGATGATCCCTTCCAGATCGCCTCCGAAAAAGCTATGTGGCTTAGGTCCATCCCCCCAAGCGTCGGTAACATTACTTTTACTCTCAGGATTACCATTAGCGAAGCGTTCCGGAAAGATTTGATACCATACCGTGTCTTTAACCCACGCCGGTGCATCAAATACATCGATGGCATTCAGATAAGGGAACCGGAAGAAACGGTTCTCTTTCTCATCTAATGTGAATCCTTTCTCACCGTATACGAGGCACTCCGTTCCGTCAGATACTTCAAATACATAGACAAACCGTTTATTCTCAGGTCTCATAGCGATGAACCAATAATCAAACAGCTCGTCAGAACCTGAAATCTCCATCGGTATTTTATCCGACAACATCGCATCCTCTGCCCAGCGATAAGGATCTCCATAAATCAATTTTACACTCTCAAGGTCACCTTTCTTACTACGGAGCCGAATATGCAGGGTATCTGCATCGTAGGCATAAGCATAATTGTTCTTGGGACGATGGTATAAGGCTTCTCTGATCATAATTCATTTCCTCCTGTCTAATTTGAATAAATCAAAAAAGAGCACACCCCCCGGAGATTGACGTGGGGTTGTGCTCTTCATCCATAAACGGTGGATAAAAAAGACATGCATTGCCCTTAAGTTTAGAAAAAGTTGTACACCTATAGAATAAAATCAATTGATGATTGTGTCAATATTTTCCTACATTTCGGCTCGCTGTGTATAGACATGGTCGGCTGAAAATAAAGTGACCTTAAGAAGTAGGCATATTCATTTTTCAGATAACCATGATAGGGGTAATGTACCTGTAACTTGTAATATGAAAGGTGAGTGACATTATGGTACAAGCGAAAAAGGTTGCTTTCTTATTGGCAGATGGCTTTGAGGATTCTGAAATGAAAAACCCATACGATGAAATGGTGAAGAACGGGCATGAAGCCGTTATTATTGGATTAAAAGATAAGGAAGAATTGAAGGGTAAAAAAGGAACGATTAGCTATACGTCACATTTGGCTATAGCAGATGCAAATGCGGATGATTATGACGCTGTTATTATTCCCGGTGGCAGTTCGCCCGCTCACTTAATGAACAACAAGGATATACAAAATTTTGTACAACAGGCGAACAAAGCAAACAAAACCATCGCAGCCATCTGCCACGGGCCGCAAATATTGAGTGCTGCAGGCTTGCTTGAAGGTCGGACATTAACTTCCTATCCCGGACTAGCCTATGAGATTAAGGAAGCTGGCGGGTTTTTCGTAGATCAAGAAGTCGTCGTTGATCGTAATCTAGTAACATCACGCAGACCAGAAGATGAGCCAGCCTTTATTAGCGAAACGATTAAGAAGCTTGGTGTGAATGCTTGGTAACCGTTAATAACTTAAGATCACGACAAAGCCCTATACCTGATAAATAAGGTATAGGGCTTTGATTCATTCTTATAAAATCTCTGCGTTCTTCAATGCATGATCCCAACTCGGAAAATAAAACAAAGCATTCCGCATTAACTCAGGGTCAGTTTGCTTTACTTGCTTTTTACTAACCGCTTCTCCATTAGAATGAAGTCGCCTAATTCGATTAATAACCTCATCTGCACCAAATGTAGCATCCAATGCACTCACCTCTTTCCTGTTCAAACCTCTACATCCTATTTTTCACAATAGCGGTTCGTTTTATACGATTAGGAGGTGTTCATAACATGCACCATCGGTTCAGGTCATTCAACGTCGTTGCCATATCAACTTATTTACAATAAAACAAGGCGAATCGTCTTATCATTGGACGCTCAAATGCTTCGAGCACCGTTAATCGTACCTTGTCGGCAGAGATCGGCGTAAACCTGTCGATCTTTTTGTGCCCGATTGCACTCCCATGGATAATCTCCATCCATTGGCCATCGGAGTAAACCTCAATGATATAGTCCCGTACCCGCTCTCCAAAAGCAATGTCTTCCATAGTGATAATATGGTCGATAACGAGACTCTCTGGCAACTCAATTTCAATCACTTCACCCTCACCCGTTATTTCTGCAAGTGAATGATCGAATCGGCGATGTATCTCATCCCCAAAAGCAATAACGCGACTCACATCCGCCTCAGGTATAAGTCCCCGGTTGTCCGGCGCTAAATTCAATAGTAACGTTGCCCCATGGCCAACGGACCTGTAATAGATATCCATTAATTGCTCCAATGGGAGCAGTAAATGTTCCTCATCTGGATGCCAGAACCATCGATCCTTGCGAATGGGTACATCGCATTCGGCTGGTACCCAGCGGGGTGTCCCCGTTAGCCATTTCAAAGATGCTTCACTAAACATACTCTCGCGGTCGGATTCAGCTGCATTCCAGCAAGGGTAAGGGGCAAGCCCCTCATTCCCTACCCAGCATATGGTTGGTGTTCCCATATTAAAAACCATAGCATCCGGCTGATACTGCTTGACCAAGTTCATAATTCGTTTCCAATCATATTCTCTACCTTCTGAGCCTACCCCATCAAACCAGATCTCAACGAGTGGGCCATAACCCGTTAGCAGCTCCTCTAATTGATTAGCATAGAAATTATCATACGCCTGCGGATCAGAGTAACATGGTTCATGTCGATCCCAAGGGGATAAATATATACCAAATCCAATTCCCTCTTCGCGGCAAGCATCCGCACAATCCCGTACAACATCTCCTTTCCCATCCCTCCAAGGACTAGAGCTTATCGAATAATCGGTCGTTGAGGTCGGCCAAAGACAGAAGCCGTCTTGATGCTTGGCTGTGAGCACGAAGTAGCGAAATCCTGCTTCCTTGGCGGTACGTACCCACTGATGAGCATCAAGCTCAACCGGATTAAATAAGGACGGCGAATCATTTCCCTCGCCCCACTCCTGATCACAGAACGTGTTCATTCCAAAGTGACAGAACATTCCCAGCTCAAGATCCTGCCATGCTAATGTCAATTGCTCTGGGCTTGGTATGGTCATAAGATAATCCGATTGCTGCTTATTCAATTCATTATTCATCTTTATTCACTCCTTTATATGATTTCTGTTGTATTAAGTACGACTAGATACGTCCCCCAGGCCCAGCAGCAAATGTATATCGATAAAGTTATCATTTATAATTAGATAAAAAGGGCCGTCTCATATGTTCAAAAGATCATTGAGAGGGCCCTTGCATGTCAATTGCAATTATAATTTTACTATCTAGCCAGGCTCGTATTATTCAACGTAGCCTTTCTCGTTGATGTACTTCGTCGCTTCATCTACCATCCACTTCAGTACATCATCAAGCGACTCATTGCTAAGCATAAATTTGCTGAAACCATCATCGATAACTTTCGTGATTTCTGCATTAGCTTTGGTCATTTTCGCACCAGCATCAAGGAACTTAATGTCATCGCCGAACAAAGAGTATTTGAGTGAATCCATATCATACATGTCTTCATGGCCAGCAACCAACTTGTTCAACAACTCTTCGTTGTTCGCTTTCTTGTAGCCAGCGAATTCTTGTCTGCTTGGTGAATCTGCTGTAGTCATGAATCTCATCAGCTTATAAGACTCTTCTTTATGCTTGGAAGTAGCACCCATTACAATTTGCGAACCACTAGTGAAGTATTTGCCTTCATAATCTTTAGGTTCAGCTCCTGCCGGAGGTACTGGTACCGGCGCAAACGCAGTCTTGAAGTCATGCGGATATTGCTCTGTATTACCTGGATCCGCAATAGTAAAGTTACCAGTAAGAATCATAGCAGCTTCTTCGTTGAAGAACTCTGTACGATAAGCAAGCTTAGCAGCGAGTACGTCTGAATAAGGCTTAGCCGACTTGTCAAGGGTCTCCATATCTTTACGTAATTGGAAGAAATATTTATACGATGGATCAGACAGGATCGTTGAACCGTCATCATACACGAACGGGTCCTTCATCATTGTCTGAGCAGGAGCGTTCATGTAAAGCTCCCAAGTATGGAAGTAAGTACCATAACGTTTATCAACGCCTTCGCCTTTCGTCAACTTCTTCGCATATTCACGGTAGTCATCCCAAGTCCATCCGTATTTAGGAACTTCAAGACCAACTTCATCCAAGGCATCTTTGTTCATCATAACGTAGTTGATGCTCTTGGTATATTGCATGCCATAGTACTTATCGTCAATCTTAGCATTAACCCAGTATTCATCTTCAGGTTTAACGCCTTCCT
This window contains:
- a CDS encoding SDR family oxidoreductase, whose translation is MNNTNKKPLQGKIAVVAGSTRGAGRGIAVMLGAAGATVYCTGRSVRGHRSDLDRPETIEETAEMVTAHGGVGIPVRTDHTVEKEVKALFDRVNEEQEGVLDILVNDIWGGESLTHWNTPFWEQPLQDALLMQERAVKTHLITSYYGAPMMVERKQGLIIEITDGETYNYRGNLYYSLAKISPIHLAAAMAEELRPHHVTALAVTPGFLRSEQMLEHFGVEEHNWRDAVQQEPHYIESETPYFVGQGIAALAADPNVFAKTGQVLTSWGLSDQYGFSDIDGRRPHWGNYAKKQGLSIN
- a CDS encoding alpha-L-fucosidase; this encodes MNNELNKQQSDYLMTIPSPEQLTLAWQDLELGMFCHFGMNTFCDQEWGEGNDSPSLFNPVELDAHQWVRTAKEAGFRYFVLTAKHQDGFCLWPTSTTDYSISSSPWRDGKGDVVRDCADACREEGIGFGIYLSPWDRHEPCYSDPQAYDNFYANQLEELLTGYGPLVEIWFDGVGSEGREYDWKRIMNLVKQYQPDAMVFNMGTPTICWVGNEGLAPYPCWNAAESDRESMFSEASLKWLTGTPRWVPAECDVPIRKDRWFWHPDEEHLLLPLEQLMDIYYRSVGHGATLLLNLAPDNRGLIPEADVSRVIAFGDEIHRRFDHSLAEITGEGEVIEIELPESLVIDHIITMEDIAFGERVRDYIIEVYSDGQWMEIIHGSAIGHKKIDRFTPISADKVRLTVLEAFERPMIRRFALFYCK
- a CDS encoding alpha-glycosidase — its product is MIREALYHRPKNNYAYAYDADTLHIRLRSKKGDLESVKLIYGDPYRWAEDAMLSDKIPMEISGSDELFDYWFIAMRPENKRFVYVFEVSDGTECLVYGEKGFTLDEKENRFFRFPYLNAIDVFDAPAWVKDTVWYQIFPERFANGNPESKSNVTDAWGDGPKPHSFFGGDLEGIIQHIDYLVELGINGIYLNPIFESPTNHKYDTTDYMEIDPQFGDKQTFKKLVDVCHERGIRVMLDGVFNHAGYQFEPFQNVLKNGAKSPYADWFHIYEHAVEEGELPSYETFAFVPEMPKLNTSNPEVKQYLLGVAKYWIEQFNIDGWRMDVGNEIDHEFWREFRKTVRSVNDQTYIIAEIWNDAMPWLQGDQMDSVMNYPFTEATNDFIAKNKIGAREYGDQIVKHLHLYPENVNEVMFNLLGSHDTARILTLCGEDTEKLKLTFLLLMTYPGSPCVFYGDEIGLTGDGDDFAYYRKCMVWEKDQQDTDLLAFVQRLIQLRKTLGPLTGNAQYSIVEADNDSNHLVFSRTYENEKVIVALNNGAEDKKIILPVQAVGKNITNAWTHEPLQLDSDGLSFTLQPKQFLIIHTDI
- a CDS encoding helix-turn-helix transcriptional regulator — protein: MRADRLLTILLLLQNGGKMTSRSLAEQLEVSNRTIIRDMEALCAAGLPIYAERGANGGWVLDEKYRTNLTGMTPEEIVSLLISSHDSLLRDLGIKRHFDAAYQKLLTSSPVTIQQDAEIIRQRIHVDGLSWHPSDESFPYLSVIQEAVWSDRQLFIRYQKEHEQVERVVHPLGLVAKRKVWYLVADTNQELRTYRISRLLDAQLLMDTFQRPASFNLAQYWEQSTEQFKARLPRYPALVRLTEQQLSRIQRDRYVKILHFEFEEDGWRKAQVEFHTLESACQLVLSCGQEMVVLEPSELRDKVILEAKAICAIYQSNL
- a CDS encoding TVP38/TMEM64 family protein → MEGIVDLMDYFTEPNLELLLDKYRSLGPLPGIFLTFMKSFIPPLPTILIVGANAAIYGMWMGFLYSWIGLVAGCLVTFLIIRKVASSAFLQRWERKPKVQRAMVWARRNGFSFVFLLSMLPVGPFVVINMAAGLSRMSIRSFIIAVALGKGIMVFCVSYIGTHISDFASQPLKLLGVVGFIAFSLWLNRKLQAYYTSTRKDTLLEQQQQAQAFTEQI
- a CDS encoding ABC transporter substrate-binding protein yields the protein MKHKSKRSFSIILGTILTISLILSGCGKSGNGNATSGANNSGNTKSDKQVTIKYYNWDNDAQAVGTDGMLKEFMEQNPDIKVEHVILVPGDSVEMEKKLDFLISSGESVDVVQLSSLGSAIERSGRGAFAPLNEFYDKEGVKPEDEYWVNAKIDDKYYGMQYTKSINYVMMNKDALDEVGLEVPKYGWTWDDYREYAKKLTKGEGVDKRYGTYFHTWELYMNAPAQTMMKDPFVYDDGSTILSDPSYKYFFQLRKDMETLDKSAKPYSDVLAAKLAYRTEFFNEEAAMILTGNFTIADPGNTEQYPHDFKTAFAPVPVPPAGAEPKDYEGKYFTSGSQIVMGATSKHKEESYKLMRFMTTADSPSRQEFAGYKKANNEELLNKLVAGHEDMYDMDSLKYSLFGDDIKFLDAGAKMTKANAEITKVIDDGFSKFMLSNESLDDVLKWMVDEATKYINEKGYVE
- a CDS encoding DJ-1/PfpI/YhbO family deglycase/protease, yielding MVQAKKVAFLLADGFEDSEMKNPYDEMVKNGHEAVIIGLKDKEELKGKKGTISYTSHLAIADANADDYDAVIIPGGSSPAHLMNNKDIQNFVQQANKANKTIAAICHGPQILSAAGLLEGRTLTSYPGLAYEIKEAGGFFVDQEVVVDRNLVTSRRPEDEPAFISETIKKLGVNAW